A genomic segment from Spongiibacter sp. IMCC21906 encodes:
- the cyoA gene encoding ubiquinol oxidase subunit II, whose protein sequence is MPISRTQSMIFLAVSSTFLLAGCDAVVMSPSGDIASQQADLIVWATILMLIVVVPVIVLTLLFAWRYRASNKEATYDPEWDHSTLLELVIWAAPLAIIIALGALTWVSTHQLDPYRPIDRISKDQPVPEGTEPLVVEVVAMDWKWLFFYPEHGIAVVNELAAPVDRPIKFKITSTTMMNSFYIPALAGQIYAMGGMETQLHAVINETGTYDGFSANYSGAGFNGMRFKFHGMSEKRFDKWVNKVKTQGEPLSRQVYGELEKPSEYNPVQYYSRVAPKLYDKILNRCVVPGTICMKDMMSHGNSHHAGHDKKHDKSAADKHEAPHASH, encoded by the coding sequence ATGCCTATTTCCAGAACCCAAAGCATGATTTTCCTGGCCGTCAGTTCGACTTTTCTGCTAGCCGGTTGCGATGCCGTAGTCATGTCACCGTCCGGTGATATTGCCTCGCAACAAGCAGACTTGATCGTATGGGCGACAATTCTCATGCTCATTGTTGTCGTGCCTGTCATTGTACTGACACTGCTTTTTGCCTGGCGTTATCGCGCCTCCAATAAAGAGGCGACCTACGACCCCGAGTGGGACCACTCCACACTGTTGGAGCTGGTTATCTGGGCCGCGCCGCTGGCCATCATTATAGCCCTAGGGGCCCTGACTTGGGTCAGCACCCACCAGCTGGACCCCTACCGACCAATAGACCGCATCAGCAAAGACCAACCGGTTCCCGAAGGCACTGAGCCCTTGGTGGTCGAGGTGGTCGCCATGGACTGGAAATGGCTGTTCTTTTACCCGGAGCACGGTATCGCCGTGGTCAATGAGCTGGCCGCGCCAGTCGATCGACCTATTAAATTTAAAATCACCTCCACCACCATGATGAACTCGTTTTATATTCCGGCACTGGCGGGGCAAATCTACGCCATGGGCGGCATGGAAACCCAGCTCCACGCGGTGATTAACGAAACCGGCACCTACGACGGTTTCTCTGCCAACTATTCCGGCGCCGGCTTTAACGGCATGCGCTTCAAATTTCATGGCATGAGCGAAAAACGTTTTGATAAGTGGGTGAACAAGGTCAAAACCCAAGGCGAACCGCTCAGCCGTCAGGTTTATGGCGAGCTTGAAAAACCCAGCGAATACAACCCAGTTCAGTACTACAGCCGTGTCGCCCCCAAGCTATACGACAAAATTCTTAATCGCTGCGTTGTACCCGGCACCATCTGCATGAAAGACATGATGAGCCACGGTAATAGCCATCACGCCGGTCATGATAAAAAACATGACAAATCGGCCGCAGATAAGCACGAGGCACCCCATGCAAGCCATTAG